The Flavobacterium psychrotrophum region TTAACCACATGAACATCCGCACCGGCGAAGATGCCCTTTTTATAAATGAAGTGGCCGACGGAAAGAACACAGCCATTTGTTTTACTCCCGAAAGTTTTACCGAAGGACAGGCTCCTGCTACTTTTAAAAGCTGGGTATTAGAGAAACGTAAAGCAGCTTACACCATGTCGTTCTTTAAATCGGCAGACCAGGCCAAGCTTAAGATATTTGTATGGCTACAGGCGCTGTTCTTTATAATCATGGGAGTATTAATAGCAGTACAGTTTAACTGGATGATACTGGTACCGGTTATTGTATTCCGCTACCTGGCGTGTTGGGTACTTTTAGCCCAAAGCGCCGCAAAGCTTAACGAAAAAGATACCGTATACTGGTTTCCTTTTATGGAATTAATGCTTATCTTCACACAGCTGTATGTATTTGCAGTTAACCTCTTTTCACGCAAGGAATATTGGCAATAAATTCAGAACGCATACAGGAAAATATCGAAAAAGCAAAAACGGGCGACCAGGTGGCCTTTACGTTTTTGCTCGATTTTTACTGGAATGAAGTGTACGGCTTTATGCTGAAACGTACCCAAAACGAAACGGATACCGAAGATATTGTAATTGAAACCTTCTCAAAAGCTTTTGACCGTATTGCCCGTTACAATCCTGAGTATGGCTTTAATACCTGGCTTATTGCTATTGCCAAGAATGTACATATCGACCTTTTGCGTAAAAAGAAATCCTCTTTTTTTGTAGAAATTACGGATGAGGATGACCGCCTGGCGCAAAACGTAGCAGACAGCTCTCCCACTGCCGAAGATAAAATTATTAAAGAGCAAAACCTCTCGCGCCTGCTCGACTGTATTAAACACCTGAAACCACAATATCAGGAAGTAATACAATTGCGCTATTTTCAGGAAATGACTTATCAGGAAATAGCCGATGAACTTGGCGAGCCTTTAAACAATGTAAAGGTCAAAATTTTACGCGCTAAAAAGCTTTTACTTGAAATTTTAAAGAAAAAATAATCGTGCATTTTTGTCAGGTTTATCACCTCTAAAATTACCTTCTTTGAACATTGTGATAGATTTTTGTCGCAACACGTTAATTTCTGTAAAAATTAGACCAAACACAATAATTTTCAGCACTTTGCACATCTAAAATATATGCCTTTATGCATACTATGCACGCATTCTACATCGTTATAGTTGATATAAATGATTTACAAACCTAAAATCACCATTATTTATGTCAAAAGTAGATGTTTTTAACCAAGACTGGATTGACCTTGTTTTTGAAGGCCGCAACCAAAAGTA contains the following coding sequences:
- a CDS encoding RNA polymerase sigma factor; its protein translation is MAINSERIQENIEKAKTGDQVAFTFLLDFYWNEVYGFMLKRTQNETDTEDIVIETFSKAFDRIARYNPEYGFNTWLIAIAKNVHIDLLRKKKSSFFVEITDEDDRLAQNVADSSPTAEDKIIKEQNLSRLLDCIKHLKPQYQEVIQLRYFQEMTYQEIADELGEPLNNVKVKILRAKKLLLEILKKK